CCGTCCAGGAGGGCGCAGGCCTGGCAGAGCGCGCGGCTGGCCAGCGCCCCGCAGCGGGCGCAGGCGCCGGGCGGCGGGGGCCGCGCGGCCGGGGCCAGCGCCAGGCGCTCGGCCGAGTGCACGAGGTCCAGCACCGCCGACGGCCGCGCCGCCTCCAGCCGCTTGAGCAGGTCGCGCGCGTGGCCGCGGAAGGCCTCGGGCGCGTACACGCACTCCTCGGAGAAGTAGTCGAGGCGGCGGAAGTGCGCGTACAGCACCACCTCCTTCTGCGAGGCCAGCTGCAGCGGGCGGCAGCGCGGCAGCGCGCCCCCCTCGCCCGGCGAGCCCAGGCCCCCGCCCCGCGCCAGGCGGCCCGCGTCGCCCCGCAGGAAGTTCATGAGCACGGTCTCCGCCATGTCGTCGGCGTTGTGTCCTGCGAGGGGGAGAGACGCGGGGCAGGTGAGGCGGGGGGCGCcgggggggagggggcgcggcGAGGAACGAGGGGGGACCCCACCCAGGCTCCCGTGGAGCAACCTGGGAAGCCCCCCTTTGCCCCCCACTTATTGCAAACCAGGCCCCGTTTCATGTCCTGAGTACAAGTGCTCTCAGCTACAAATATTATTTCAGCCCCACTTGGAAGTGTACTTCAGAAGTCAAAATGGGAGGGAAGATATAGCTCCGTGtagggcacgtgcttagcacacacaaggtcctgggttcaatccccagtacctccattgaataaataaataaataagcctaattaccccctcccccaataaataaataaatgaaaattatttttttaaaaaagtcaaaatggCATTGAATGGAGATTGTACAGGGGATTGTTGTGGTAAGCAGAATTcacagccccaccctcaccccaataTGTTGGGTCACATGGCAAAGGGTATAAAGGTTGCAGACACAATGAGGGTTACCAATCAGCTGAccttaagattaaaaaaaagcagcCTGGATTATCCAGGCAGGCCCTATGTAATGACAAGGGTCCTTAAAATGGGAGAATCAGGATGGGAGACGTGGGGACTGACACAAGTGCAGATGACGAAAGGTGGGACGGATTCAGCCCGaagctgctggctttgaagctggaggaaggggccaAGGAACGAGGGTAGCCTCTAAACACCAGAagaggcaagaaaacagattctcccgTAGACTCTTCAGAAGGAATGTCACCCTGCAACACCTTGATCCCACGGAGACACTTGCCTGGCTTCTAACCCCCAGAACTGCCAGCtagtaaatttgtgttgttttaagccactcaattggtggtaatttgttacagcagccatagaaaAACTCAGTTGTTGACACAAGCGCCTTTGACTACACAGACTGCAGTGTTTTTGTGTTATCTTTGTTTACAGAGACCAGGGAGAAGGTAAGTGAATATttacacatcattttaaaaatgcattgatTGTCACAACCGTCCTCTCTCACCTGGACCACCTCAGCTGCCTCCCTCCAAGCTCATTTCCTTTGTTCTGCCCTCGCCCCTCCGACTCAGACTCCTCACCACTGCTAAGGTGAACTTCTCAAAGTCAGAGTCCTTAGGTCATGTCCACTGCTTTCCCCGCTACTCAAAGGATCAGGTCAGGTGTTAACTCCTCATGGCCATAGGGGCCCCTGGAGCCAAGCCCCGCCCACTGCTAGGGCCTGACACCACACCCCACTTCCTTCTTGGGGCATCTCAAACTGGCCTCTGCATAGatggttctctctgcctggagcaACTTCCCCTATGCCCACTGCCTCCTCACCCTGAGCCTTCAGATCTCAAAAAACCTCCTTGATCCCTCTCTGCATGTCATATTTTGCTCACACAgtctatgtaattttttttcagtaccacttataatcatttattatttcatatttgaaTTGTGCAGAGGTATGGGCTTATTTCTGTCTAGTGCATATTTTCTCAGCCCTagcatgatgatgatgatagcatatacaatatatatgtgtaatacCTACTATCTATTAATATATACACTATATGTAATCTGTAAATTACAGTACAGATaatagtgtatatatacacacatatactttaTTCCTACCAACTCATCTGTCATAACAAATGCATGAGCCAGAAACCattaatattctcattttaaagatgagaaaatagaggtAGAGGTTAAGAATTTGCTATGGCTACAGCTTGGATCTGGCATATATTAGAAACCAGTAGTTGTTTGTTGAAGGGATGGATGAGAGTGAGAGAATAAAAGAGTTATCGAAGAGAAGAGATGCCAACAAGAAAAAGGAGGTAAGAGGTGGAGAGATACtttacagagacagagaaggattCTGAAGAGATATTTGGGGACCATGAGATCAAGAGTACTAGAggcaattaaaaataagtaaataatcaaAGACTTAATCCCCAGAGACTAactcccaccctcttctccagCCCTCCTCACCAATCTGTGTACACCAGGTTGGTGGCCAAGAACCAAAGTCTTTTAGATACCCTATCTGGCCCCATCCCTAACACAACCCATTCTGTCCCTCAGGGTATGAACCATGGGGGGTGGGGCTCCCGCCCTACGCTGGAGCATGCGCATATCCCCTTTTTCCTGCTCGTTTCTTCCCCTAGGACACTCGCAGTCTCCTTTACCACTTCTTAGGCCTGCGCCCCAATTCCCTTGCGGTTTCCGCCCCTCGCCCGCGCATGCGCCCGTTCCTTCCCATACGCTCCTCCTGCTACGGCGCCTGCGCTCACCTGTCACAACGTGCGTGGCTCCCACGAGGCGCGCCCCTTCTTCCAGCGCCCGGCGCCGCAGCACCCCGCAGAAGGTGCAGCAGGAGCGGCTGCGGCCGGAGCCGGCTGTGCTGCGGGCCACGGCGTCCATCGTCCAGCCCCCGAAGAGGTCTGCGTAGGCCACGACGGTGAGCGGGAGCTCCCAGCGCGCCGCCTGGCGCCGCACGGCCGCCAGCGCCGCGT
This Camelus bactrianus isolate YW-2024 breed Bactrian camel chromosome 9, ASM4877302v1, whole genome shotgun sequence DNA region includes the following protein-coding sequences:
- the LOC141578710 gene encoding cytoplasmic tRNA 2-thiolation protein 1 isoform X1: MPAPQCASCNKARAALRRPRSGQALCGTCFCAAFEAEVLHTVVAGRLLPPGAVVAVGASGGKDSTVLAHVLRELAPRLGISLRLVAVDEGIGGYRDAALAAVRRQAARWELPLTVVAYADLFGGWTMDAVARSTAGSGRSRSCCTFCGVLRRRALEEGARLVGATHVVTGHNADDMAETVLMNFLRGDAGRLARGGGLGSPGEGGALPRCRPLQLASQKEVVLYAHFRRLDYFSEECVYAPEAFRGHARDLLKRLEAARPSAVLDLVHSAERLALAPAARPPPPGACARCGALASRALCQACALLDGLNRGRPRLAIGKGRRGLDEDGPPREAEPEPSGPPASEPVPAF
- the LOC141578710 gene encoding cytoplasmic tRNA 2-thiolation protein 1 isoform X2; this encodes MVSIFSLPRIRRSLPFPPRPDPEMPAPQCASCNKARAALRRPRSGQALCGTCFCAAFEAEVLHTVVAGRLLPPGAVVAVGASGGKDSTVLAHVLRELAPRLGISLRLVAVDEGIGGYRDAALAAVRRQAARWELPLTVVAYADLFGGWTMDAVARSTAGSGRSRSCCTFCGVLRRRALEEGARLVGATHVVTGHNADDMAETVLMNFLRGDAGRLARGGGLGSPGEGGALPRCRPLQLASQKEVVLYAHFRRLDYFSEECVYAPEAFRGHARDLLKRLEAARPSAVLDLVHSAERLALAPAARPPPPGACARCGALASRALCQACALLDGLNRGRPRLAIGKGRRGLDEDGPPREAEPEPSGPPASEPVPAF